In Phormidium yuhuli AB48, one genomic interval encodes:
- the mgsA gene encoding methylglyoxal synthase — MPTTLALIAHDAKKDHLVSFAKDYSSILSRYHLIATGTTGQQIENATDLTIERMESGAVGGDTQIAARVVTGDVIAVIFLIDPLYAQPHEPDIQALLRVCNVHNVPLATNLATAAAVIRELATHRVAHLIFNPASGQGNPDRELKMIRDKLQGRLDLNVWITEPETDLRALVEKAISSETDLVIASGGDGTVSTVADALLHRDIPLGVIPRGTANAFASALGIPQNIAGACDLLLSGTTRIVDAARCNERVMILLAGIGFEADVVEWADREKKDRWGVLAYFWGGVQRFHQGEQFDAEIEIDGEVRQFRADAITIANLAPPTSILAQGFGETIPDDGLLEVTIGTTENRLQALNALTSMVGAAILKTETQRDDIICLRAAKIRVTAEPAKNIVIDGDVVETTPVEVECLPKALTVIAPLSLKD, encoded by the coding sequence GAGTCGCTATCATCTCATCGCCACAGGAACCACCGGACAACAGATCGAGAATGCCACTGACTTAACCATTGAACGGATGGAATCAGGAGCAGTGGGTGGGGACACACAAATTGCCGCCCGGGTTGTGACTGGGGATGTCATTGCCGTCATTTTCCTCATCGATCCCCTCTACGCCCAACCCCATGAACCGGACATTCAGGCCCTATTGCGGGTGTGCAATGTCCATAATGTGCCCCTAGCCACTAACCTCGCCACCGCTGCCGCTGTGATTCGGGAACTGGCCACCCACCGAGTCGCCCATCTCATTTTCAACCCCGCCTCTGGCCAGGGCAATCCCGATCGCGAACTGAAGATGATTCGGGATAAACTCCAGGGACGTTTGGATCTCAATGTCTGGATTACGGAACCCGAAACCGATTTGAGGGCCTTGGTGGAAAAGGCGATCTCCTCTGAGACTGATCTCGTTATCGCCTCGGGAGGAGATGGAACAGTCTCCACCGTGGCTGATGCCCTCTTACATCGAGACATTCCCCTTGGAGTCATTCCCCGGGGAACTGCCAATGCCTTCGCCAGTGCCCTCGGGATTCCTCAGAACATTGCCGGGGCCTGTGATTTGCTGCTTTCTGGAACCACACGAATCGTGGATGCCGCCCGTTGCAATGAGCGCGTAATGATTCTGCTGGCGGGAATTGGTTTTGAGGCAGATGTAGTGGAATGGGCAGACCGGGAGAAGAAAGACCGTTGGGGAGTGTTAGCCTATTTCTGGGGAGGGGTGCAGCGGTTCCATCAGGGGGAGCAGTTTGATGCCGAAATTGAGATTGACGGGGAAGTTCGTCAGTTTCGTGCCGATGCCATTACTATCGCCAATCTCGCCCCCCCAACCTCGATTCTAGCCCAAGGGTTTGGCGAGACCATTCCTGATGATGGGCTGTTGGAGGTTACCATCGGCACGACAGAAAACCGCTTACAGGCACTTAACGCCCTCACGAGCATGGTGGGAGCGGCAATTTTGAAAACGGAAACCCAACGAGACGACATCATCTGTTTACGGGCGGCTAAGATACGAGTGACGGCAGAACCGGCGAAGAACATTGTCATTGATGGGGATGTGGTAGAAACGACTCCCGTTGAAGTGGAATGTCTGCCCAAGGCGTTGACGGTGATTGCGCCCTTGTCACTCAAGGATTGA
- a CDS encoding COP23 domain-containing protein: MKAKSFATLVSAASITLGGLLVSQFPSQAQTSNRFSCGTSNGMPATVAHTSNGSQVPVIVWESNYFEASGYSPQVRCQMVSERFEAYYRDGSLNRLQGGYMNGMPVVCTSGNGGSCGNLLFTLKLGTDPSQALADLTNVRNRASSAMYESVNGGLSIDLEMLIREAEPADYSF, encoded by the coding sequence ATGAAAGCCAAGTCGTTTGCAACGTTAGTCTCAGCCGCCTCGATCACCTTGGGCGGTCTGCTCGTTAGTCAGTTCCCCAGTCAGGCTCAAACCTCTAACCGCTTCTCTTGCGGCACAAGTAATGGGATGCCGGCAACGGTCGCTCATACGAGTAATGGCAGTCAGGTTCCCGTGATTGTTTGGGAATCTAACTATTTTGAAGCATCTGGGTATAGCCCGCAGGTCCGTTGTCAAATGGTGTCTGAACGGTTTGAAGCATACTACCGTGATGGTTCCCTGAATCGCCTTCAAGGTGGCTATATGAATGGAATGCCTGTGGTTTGTACCAGTGGAAATGGTGGCAGTTGCGGTAACTTGCTATTTACCCTCAAGCTGGGAACGGATCCGAGTCAGGCCTTAGCTGATTTAACCAATGTTCGTAACCGGGCCTCGTCAGCCATGTATGAAAGTGTCAATGGAGGGCTGTCGATCGATTTGGAGATGCTGATCCGTGAAGCTGAGCCGGCTGATTATTCATTCTAG
- a CDS encoding trypsin-like peptidase domain-containing protein — MFSNQWIPGVLGASALVCVMPSVAQANAVRVAETAERVTVRIEVNGQAEGSGVIINRQGNTYYVLTAQHVLGAGNRFEIVTPDGEKHPFNLTDAVRLGDLDMAMLSFNSSRRYQTADIETTSVRLGTTVYVAGWRPTERGARFDFTVGQISSIDPQAQGYELGYSNITSQGMSGGPILDDNGRLIGMHGAGEGQTFRLDGQEYRLKEGINWGIPIREFIQGSASRIAERGREKLRQRDYVGAIADFNQGLFFNPNSVEALTGRAYAHFAQGNLRDAISDASSAISNDSSFSVAYLVRGASYALQGNHSRAIEDYTRAIELRSDFAEAHGLRAVSRAELREYRDANLDAARGIELAPDNPFAHFRRSEVRYLVGELDAAAADQRQGESLMASFSPSGYQVALLEGNPRTERMPASLPEPNLGSEPSPRDRDNRPATPPASDRQAAAPTPATGPSRSISHLPEANFPLEQTLEAGESIHSLAVSPNGAWIAGGGEDGTVYVWDREGNLVTRFTEHSQRVNDLDFSADSSFLASASSDGTARLWNVGSRNLIRTLRQDGNSQSALAVAFSRTGQSIMVGRRNGSIELWDSRTGEMRTSLGGHLRGTTSLAIHPNGRWLASSGSDRTVKIWDLSSGEALQTLTGHSQTIFSIAFDETGDRLASCDFDAVTKIWDVQTGAEIHENRGGWAAHGLAFGSNNLVAVALQTNSAGDGAIALWDAETGNSRGVVLSGVPALRTVRSVRFNADGSLVSAGEDGLVRIWNVP; from the coding sequence ATGTTTTCTAATCAATGGATTCCTGGTGTGCTGGGAGCGAGTGCCCTTGTTTGTGTGATGCCCTCCGTTGCCCAGGCTAATGCGGTTCGTGTGGCTGAAACCGCTGAGAGAGTGACTGTCCGGATTGAGGTCAATGGGCAAGCTGAGGGGTCTGGGGTCATTATCAATCGACAGGGTAATACCTATTATGTTCTAACGGCTCAACATGTGTTGGGAGCAGGAAATCGTTTTGAAATTGTCACCCCTGACGGGGAAAAGCATCCTTTTAACCTCACGGATGCTGTGCGACTGGGGGATTTGGATATGGCGATGTTGTCGTTTAATAGTTCGAGGCGCTATCAAACGGCAGATATCGAAACGACTTCAGTGCGTTTGGGAACCACAGTTTATGTGGCTGGCTGGCGTCCGACGGAGCGGGGTGCAAGGTTTGATTTCACCGTGGGGCAAATTTCCTCGATTGACCCTCAAGCCCAGGGCTATGAACTCGGTTACAGTAATATAACCAGTCAGGGCATGAGCGGGGGCCCCATCTTGGATGATAATGGTCGGCTGATTGGAATGCACGGAGCCGGTGAAGGACAAACCTTCAGACTAGATGGGCAGGAGTATCGCCTGAAAGAGGGGATTAACTGGGGAATTCCCATTCGAGAGTTTATTCAGGGTTCCGCGAGTCGGATTGCGGAACGGGGACGAGAAAAGTTAAGACAACGAGATTATGTTGGGGCGATCGCCGACTTTAATCAGGGGCTATTTTTTAACCCGAACTCGGTAGAAGCTCTAACCGGGCGAGCCTATGCTCATTTTGCTCAGGGAAACTTACGGGATGCCATCTCTGATGCGAGTTCAGCGATTAGCAATGATTCGAGCTTTTCAGTGGCGTATCTGGTTCGGGGGGCGAGTTACGCCTTACAGGGCAATCATAGTCGTGCCATTGAGGATTATACTCGTGCAATTGAGCTACGGAGTGACTTTGCTGAGGCCCATGGGTTACGGGCGGTCAGTCGAGCGGAATTGAGGGAGTATCGGGATGCGAACCTTGATGCTGCCCGGGGCATTGAACTGGCGCCGGATAACCCCTTTGCTCATTTCCGTCGCAGTGAGGTGCGATATTTGGTGGGGGAACTGGATGCGGCGGCGGCGGATCAACGTCAGGGAGAGTCCTTGATGGCAAGCTTTTCTCCCTCAGGCTATCAGGTGGCGCTCTTGGAAGGAAATCCTCGTACCGAGCGGATGCCGGCGAGTCTCCCTGAACCGAATCTGGGGAGTGAGCCTTCGCCAAGAGACCGTGATAACCGTCCAGCTACCCCCCCAGCGAGCGATCGCCAGGCGGCCGCCCCAACGCCGGCAACGGGACCGAGTCGGAGTATTAGCCATTTACCGGAAGCGAATTTCCCTCTTGAGCAAACCCTGGAGGCTGGGGAATCGATTCATTCTCTAGCCGTGAGTCCGAATGGGGCTTGGATCGCTGGCGGAGGCGAGGACGGGACGGTTTATGTATGGGACCGTGAGGGAAATTTAGTGACTCGCTTTACGGAACATAGCCAACGGGTCAACGATTTGGATTTTAGTGCTGATAGTTCCTTTCTGGCCAGTGCCAGTAGTGATGGAACGGCACGGTTGTGGAATGTTGGCTCTCGAAATCTGATCCGCACGTTGAGACAGGACGGCAACAGTCAATCGGCTTTGGCGGTAGCCTTTAGTCGCACCGGACAAAGTATTATGGTCGGTCGTCGCAATGGCTCGATTGAGTTGTGGGATAGTCGCACGGGGGAAATGCGAACGAGCTTAGGCGGACATTTGAGGGGAACCACCAGTCTCGCTATTCATCCCAATGGCCGTTGGTTAGCCAGTAGTGGGTCAGATCGCACGGTCAAAATTTGGGATCTCTCCAGTGGCGAGGCGTTGCAAACGTTAACGGGTCATAGTCAAACGATCTTCTCGATTGCATTTGATGAAACTGGCGATCGTCTCGCGAGTTGTGACTTCGATGCGGTCACCAAAATCTGGGATGTGCAAACTGGAGCGGAAATCCATGAGAATCGTGGGGGTTGGGCGGCTCATGGGCTGGCCTTTGGCTCGAATAATCTCGTGGCTGTGGCATTGCAGACTAATAGTGCTGGGGACGGGGCGATCGCCCTCTGGGATGCTGAAACTGGCAACTCTCGCGGTGTTGTCCTGTCCGGAGTCCCGGCGTTAAGAACAGTGCGATCTGTTAGGTTTAATGCTGATGGGTCTCTGGTTAGTGCTGGAGAGGATGGACTGGTCAGAATTTGGAATGTTCCTTAG
- a CDS encoding S1 family peptidase: MVTATLTKVAIALFSGGIVVAGTMTDAQNRYQPLKPNLYETWPALLEPEPILPEVILSHLYEEARGISVRVMARSGWGTGVLLARNESTYIVITNRHVLNGEEHEHEIETSNGQIYRARELHEPALDAYDLALLEFNSSNDHSIAQLGESVNLPQGTVTFAAGFPLEQEDRVESLGTDVFNDGFKFTQGEISLQLERPLEEGYQLGYTNAIEKGMSGGPVLNRAGELIAINGIHADPLWGNPYVYQDGTETEAELQSLIEGSSWAIPIETVLQLLPTLASEHRVPNSQVEQDSSEPVSSESSSSLP, from the coding sequence ATGGTGACAGCAACTCTGACCAAGGTGGCGATCGCCCTATTTTCAGGGGGAATCGTTGTTGCAGGAACAATGACTGACGCTCAAAACCGGTATCAACCCCTTAAACCTAACCTGTATGAGACTTGGCCAGCCCTGCTAGAACCCGAACCGATTTTGCCCGAGGTGATTCTCTCACACCTCTATGAAGAAGCACGTGGGATATCGGTGCGAGTGATGGCTAGGTCGGGTTGGGGAACGGGGGTTCTGTTAGCTCGTAATGAATCGACCTATATCGTTATCACCAATCGCCATGTTCTCAATGGAGAGGAGCATGAGCATGAGATTGAAACGTCCAACGGTCAGATCTATCGGGCACGGGAGCTCCACGAACCGGCTTTAGACGCTTATGATTTGGCGTTATTGGAGTTTAACAGTTCCAATGATCACTCGATCGCACAACTAGGAGAGTCTGTCAATTTGCCCCAGGGAACTGTAACCTTCGCTGCTGGGTTTCCTCTAGAACAAGAAGACCGGGTTGAGTCCTTAGGAACAGATGTCTTTAACGATGGTTTTAAATTCACCCAAGGGGAAATTTCCCTACAACTGGAGCGCCCCCTGGAAGAAGGTTACCAACTCGGTTATACCAACGCGATCGAAAAGGGCATGAGTGGTGGACCGGTCCTCAACCGTGCTGGAGAACTCATCGCCATCAATGGGATCCATGCAGACCCCCTTTGGGGCAATCCTTATGTCTACCAGGACGGAACTGAGACGGAAGCGGAGCTACAGTCTTTAATTGAAGGCTCTAGTTGGGCCATTCCCATCGAAACGGTCTTACAACTTCTGCCGACCCTGGCTAGCGAACATCGAGTTCCCAATTCCCAGGTTGAACAAGATTCTAGTGAACCGGTTTCCTCCGAGTCATCTTCATCCCTCCCTTAA
- a CDS encoding serine/threonine-protein kinase encodes MTQLPEIPTGELIDKRYKIEKVLGQGGFGRTYLVSHQGRHGETWVLKELVPSGSQDYVVQKSQELFEQEAKVLYQLEHPQIPKFLECFQENGRLFLVQSYIEGKTYWQLLNERKDNQGPFSEAEVVTLMQQVLPILDYLHQRNIIHRDISPDNIIFNKDNQKPYLIDFGVVKQAMTEVVISVASSTSGQRSMVGKIGYSPPEQIRLGQCYPNSDFYALAVTALVLLTGRTPDELFDGYSCEWKWTEFVSVSPELTEIFQKMLAEKPCDRHKNAQELLTLLEQVPQAPLPPLEPESEPEEAENDGESENTSSPQDESSGSPLGPTVVSTGNAETVQDQDSSSESDTGLTEEMESPDSPPSEKPLPGELTEEDLIADPTDSPETPRDVPGEAHLEKFPSESASPQTAPVATIISQPSGLGLKAPEQSDQTSESESSTSSQQVSPTPEPAPAPIPVTSRNANKTKMAIIAMGVLAGAFTTYAIVSAIRTPILVRQRELAEQFQQALQAGNSAMVLAGGVDSIEELQDISQRLQRAIAQLDELPEDVNFSEELQNTRDQFQQQLNDFESQIAQRQEQQRQEQERQEQLERLEETVDEARESTANADSIEQLETAKGLWEDALNQIESLDEDARPNNSSQRQEDYQAQIVDIERRVTELRNPPAPPPPQAFTPEPHYEPEPHVPSGLAPAPDYYYSPPAPAPDYYYSPPAPPPAPAPAPAPAPPPASQPSQEPLW; translated from the coding sequence GTGACACAGCTTCCAGAAATTCCCACGGGAGAACTGATTGATAAACGTTACAAAATCGAGAAAGTTCTCGGGCAGGGAGGGTTTGGTCGAACCTATCTCGTCTCCCACCAAGGAAGACATGGGGAAACGTGGGTTCTCAAGGAACTTGTCCCCAGTGGAAGTCAGGACTATGTTGTTCAAAAGTCACAAGAGCTATTTGAACAAGAAGCGAAAGTCCTCTACCAACTCGAACATCCCCAAATCCCTAAGTTCTTAGAGTGCTTTCAAGAAAATGGACGGCTGTTTCTGGTTCAATCCTATATTGAGGGGAAAACCTATTGGCAACTGCTGAATGAGCGTAAGGACAATCAAGGTCCGTTTTCCGAGGCGGAGGTTGTCACCTTGATGCAACAGGTGTTACCCATTCTCGACTACCTACACCAGCGCAACATTATTCACCGGGACATCTCTCCCGACAACATCATCTTCAATAAGGACAACCAGAAACCGTATCTGATCGATTTTGGCGTGGTGAAACAGGCCATGACTGAAGTGGTGATCAGTGTGGCTTCCTCAACCAGTGGACAAAGATCGATGGTGGGTAAAATTGGCTACTCCCCGCCGGAGCAAATTCGCTTAGGACAATGTTATCCCAACAGCGACTTCTACGCCCTAGCGGTAACGGCCCTAGTCTTGTTGACTGGGCGAACCCCTGACGAATTATTCGATGGTTACTCTTGTGAATGGAAATGGACGGAGTTTGTCAGCGTTAGCCCCGAACTCACAGAGATTTTCCAGAAAATGCTGGCGGAAAAACCCTGCGATCGCCACAAAAACGCCCAGGAACTCCTGACGCTCTTAGAGCAAGTCCCCCAAGCGCCCCTCCCCCCTCTAGAACCTGAAAGCGAACCTGAGGAGGCGGAAAATGACGGAGAATCGGAAAACACCTCGTCACCTCAAGACGAGAGTTCAGGATCGCCACTTGGCCCGACTGTCGTGTCTACCGGAAACGCTGAGACCGTCCAAGACCAAGATTCATCCTCTGAGTCGGATACTGGACTCACCGAGGAGATGGAATCTCCAGACAGCCCTCCATCCGAGAAGCCGCTACCCGGAGAGTTGACCGAAGAAGACTTGATCGCTGACCCAACCGATTCTCCAGAAACACCTCGGGATGTGCCAGGGGAAGCCCATTTAGAGAAGTTTCCCTCAGAAAGTGCTTCCCCCCAGACCGCTCCAGTAGCAACGATTATCAGTCAGCCCTCAGGTTTGGGACTCAAAGCTCCTGAACAATCAGATCAAACATCAGAATCTGAGTCATCAACCAGTTCCCAACAGGTAAGCCCAACCCCGGAACCGGCACCAGCTCCTATCCCAGTCACCTCTAGAAACGCTAACAAGACCAAGATGGCGATCATTGCCATGGGTGTCTTGGCGGGAGCCTTTACCACCTATGCTATTGTGTCGGCGATTCGGACCCCCATCCTTGTGCGTCAGCGGGAACTGGCCGAGCAATTTCAGCAAGCCCTGCAAGCCGGAAACTCGGCGATGGTTCTGGCGGGAGGGGTTGACTCCATAGAAGAACTACAAGATATCAGTCAGCGTTTGCAACGGGCGATCGCCCAACTCGACGAACTTCCTGAAGATGTCAATTTTAGCGAAGAGTTACAAAACACCCGAGATCAGTTCCAACAACAGCTCAACGACTTTGAGAGTCAGATCGCTCAGCGTCAGGAGCAACAGCGTCAGGAGCAGGAACGACAAGAGCAACTCGAACGCTTAGAAGAAACCGTTGATGAGGCCCGGGAGTCCACTGCTAACGCTGACTCCATTGAGCAACTTGAAACCGCTAAAGGCCTCTGGGAAGATGCTCTCAACCAAATCGAGTCCCTGGATGAAGATGCCCGTCCCAACAATAGCTCCCAGCGTCAAGAAGACTATCAAGCCCAGATTGTAGATATTGAACGGCGGGTCACAGAACTAAGAAATCCTCCCGCTCCCCCTCCGCCACAAGCCTTTACACCTGAACCTCATTACGAACCCGAACCCCATGTCCCCTCAGGCTTAGCTCCAGCTCCCGATTATTACTATTCCCCTCCAGCTCCAGCTCCCGATTATTACTATTCCCCTCCAGCTCCACCCCCAGCCCCCGCTCCTGCCCCAGCCCCAGCACCCCCCCCTGCAAGCCAACCCAGCCAGGAGCCCTTATGGTAA